The genomic stretch CTCCTATCCCTCTTCATAGCTCACTTGGACAGGCTTTGCCCATAGAGAAGGCTTTGAGGATGGAGAATTTTGGAAGGTGAGGGGACCTGCTCTACAATGGGGGAGCTGGAGAAGGGGCATCATTTTGGTCCTGactcctctctcccctttccaAGGATGAACCCAGTGAGGAGGCTCCTATGGATTTGGGACTGAAGGACGCTGAGGAGGGGGCATTGCCCTTCCCAGCTCAGAGCCTCAGGTGAGTGGGAAGGCATGATACAGTGGGCTGGCAGGGGGATAGACCTCTCTGGGAGGGGCATGAGGACAGCTCCACGTTTGAGCATCTGTACCAAATGTTACCATCTTCCTCCAGCCCAGAGCCATTACCCCAAGAGGAGGAGAAGCTGCCCCCACGGAATGCCAACCCAGGAATCAAGGTTTGTTTAAGACCAATGCCCATTCCTCAGGCTGGGGCTCCTCTATGTGCAGGAGACCCCTGTGTCATATTCTGGGGGGCATCTCTGGTCTCAGTAACCTCTCCAGGTCCTAAGTTAGGAGTTTTTCCAGTCTTAGCATAGATCCCTGTTTCTGAGCCAGAGGCACATCAGTGTTTCACTCAAGCAGCCCAATGGCTTGGCAGGGGCTCCATTCAGGCTTGACTCAGATGCTTCCTTGTGCTAGCAGGGGTCTCCTCTGAGACCATCCCCCTCCCGCCAACTATATCCTGTTGGAGAGCTTTTCAGTCTTAGCTCGGAGCATCCTCCCAGCTGCCATGTTCTGAGTCAGGAACTCCTCTGCTCTTAGCAGAGAGTGTCCTGTGTTGGAGGTCCTCTGGTTCTAGCTCAGACCCTATACCTCCCACCCCCTCTTCTATGTCTGGCAGTGTTTCGCCGTGCGCTCCCTAGGCTGGGTGGAGATGACCGAGGAGGAGCTGGCCCCTGGACGCAGCAGTGTGGCAGTCAACAACTGCATCCGTCAGCTTTCCTACCACAAAAACAATCTGCACGACCCCAtgtctgggggctggggggaggtgaGGGCTGAGCTGGTGGGTATGGTTCagtggagaagggaagggagctGTGAGAGAGGAGAGCTGGGCTGCCCGAGCagtggctgggggagggaggtgtcAACCCCTTGCAAGTGACAGCCTAGTGAGATTGTTGTGTGATCCCAGGTTGGGGCCTTGGGAGATGGTTTCTAGCAATGACCAGATGATAAAGGGAGTCACATAAGGGATGACAGATGTGACCTCTACTAGAGTGAAGCCTGCAAGGTGGGTCTTCCACCACCAAGGCCAGGACCCCACAGCTGTGGCTGACTTCCCCTGAGCTGGAGGTGGCAGAGATGAGTCACCTCCCCAGCTGGGGCTCCACTGAGTGCCTGCTTCCTGGGCCCACAGGGAAAGGACTTGCTGCTACAACTGGAGGACGAGACACTAAAGCTGGTGGAGCCGCAGAGTCAGGCCCTACTGCATGCCCAGCCCATCGTCAGCATTCGAGTTTGGGGCGTCGGGCGGGACAGTGGAAGGTGGGAGCTGTGCCTGGGACCCTAGGGTGGGGGCTCATCTGGCAGTCAGAGTGGGGGCCCTCCTTCCTGACTCTATTCTTTGCCTCTCTTATGCTGCCGGAACCAGAGAGAGGTACTTATACCTAATTTACCCTGACCATTCCTCCTCCCAGACCAGGACCAGATACCTCAAAGCACCCAAGTTCCCCTATTCTGCCCTGCCCCTTCTTGCCCGCTGTGCTCGCCCATTTTCCCCCACCTCGGCATGCTTGCCTGTCTACCCACCAGCCAGAAGGCAGCACCCACAGGATACCATCCTGAGGGCAGAAGCCCTGAAGGAGCTGTGATGGACAGGGAGGGCATGGGTGGGGTAAGGATGATGCCTCGCACTGGATGGCACTGGGAGACACTgaggtgcccctcccccaacagGGACTTTGCCTACGTAGCTCGCGATAAGCTGACCCAGATGCTCAAGTGCCACGTGTTTCGCTGTGAGGCACCTGCCAAGAACATCGCCACCAGCCTGCATGAGATCTGCTCTAAGGCACGGCCCCCTCCGCTCCCTGGACTAGCTGGCACCTTTGCTCTACAAGGATGTGGGTGGGGTCattgaatgggggtgggggactctGGGGCAATGAAGCCCTAATGGACTCTCTCtcgctcctcccctcctctcctcagaTCATGGCCGAAAGGCGTAATGCCCGCTGCTTGGTAAACGGACTCTCCCTGGACCACTCTAAACTGGTGGATGTCCCTTTCCAAGGTCAGTGCCACAACCCTGCCAGATCCAGCTCAGCTTTGTTAGAAAGGTGAGGTGACCCAAGAAGAGGCATAAGCTACTACATGGACATGATAAAAAATGGGCACATAGTGACTAAATTCTTTGGATCAAATAAGTAGAGGGACTTTGGTtaaagggaggtggggaagggctgGAGGTAGGGCCTTGGATGGGTGCATATCCAGCTTATGCCCTAGTGGTGGGGCCTGGGAGTGAGCAAGGTCTGCCACCATGGctgttcctccttttcttttccacagtGGAATTTCCAGCGCCTAAGAATGAGTTGGTACAAAAGTTCCAAGTCTATTACCTGGGGAATGTGCCTGTTGCTAAACCTGTTGGTATGTATGTTCTTCTTCACCCAGGGACCACCATCCTGATCCCAAAGCTatgcccccaccctctgccttctaaaaccttttttttacCAGACCTTCCTCATGCTTGATGTCCCCCTGCTCTTTAAAATGCATCCCACCTCCTGTACCTCTGTCCTATCTGCATTCTGTGTCCTGCCTTATACCAGCAGTTGGCCTGCCTTCACTGAGTTTGAACCATTGAACTAGGCACACAGGAGACCCACTCTTGCATCTCACAGAGAAGCTTTGA from Vulpes vulpes isolate BD-2025 chromosome 11, VulVul3, whole genome shotgun sequence encodes the following:
- the APBB1 gene encoding amyloid beta precursor protein binding family B member 1 isoform X3; protein product: MFSQDFFLAIILQDSSPDSFWNPNAFETDSDLPAGWMRVQDTSGTYYWHIPTGTTQWEPPGRASPSQGSSPQEESQLTWTGFAHREGFEDGEFWKDEPSEEAPMDLGLKDAEEGALPFPAQSLSPEPLPQEEEKLPPRNANPGIKCFAVRSLGWVEMTEEELAPGRSSVAVNNCIRQLSYHKNNLHDPMSGGWGEGKDLLLQLEDETLKLVEPQSQALLHAQPIVSIRVWGVGRDSGRDFAYVARDKLTQMLKCHVFRCEAPAKNIATSLHEICSKIMAERRNARCLVNGLSLDHSKLVDVPFQVEFPAPKNELVQKFQVYYLGNVPVAKPVGVDVINGALESVLSSSSREQWTPSHVSVAPATLTILHQQTEAVLGECRVRFLSFLAVGRDVHTFAFIMAAGPASFCCHMFWCEPNAASLSEAVQAACMLRYQKCLDARSQASTSCLPAPPAESVARRVGWTVRRGVQSLWGSLKPKRLGAHTP
- the APBB1 gene encoding amyloid beta precursor protein binding family B member 1 isoform X4, with the translated sequence MRVQDTSGTYYWHIPTGTTQWEPPGRASPSQGSSPQEESQLTWTGFAHREGFEDGEFWKDEPSEEAPMDLGLKDAEEGALPFPAQSLSPEPLPQEEEKLPPRNANPGIKCFAVRSLGWVEMTEEELAPGRSSVAVNNCIRQLSYHKNNLHDPMSGGWGEGKDLLLQLEDETLKLVEPQSQALLHAQPIVSIRVWGVGRDSGRDFAYVARDKLTQMLKCHVFRCEAPAKNIATSLHEICSKIMAERRNARCLVNGLSLDHSKLVDVPFQVEFPAPKNELVQKFQVYYLGNVPVAKPVGVDVINGALESVLSSSSREQWTPSHVSVAPATLTILHQQTEAVLGECRVRFLSFLAVGRDVHTFAFIMAAGPASFCCHMFWCEPNAASLSEAVQAACMLRYQKCLDARSQASTSCLPAPPAESVARRVGWTVRRGVQSLWGSLKPKRLGAHTP